The following coding sequences lie in one Bacillota bacterium genomic window:
- the miaB gene encoding tRNA (N6-isopentenyl adenosine(37)-C2)-methylthiotransferase MiaB — protein MNVHDSEKIAGYLTQCGHGATEDLDEADLVIFNTCCVRENPERKLYGQVGQLKGWKEKKPGRLIGVCGCMVQQEAELPLITERLPHVDLVFGTHNIHRLPELLHRCLSGERVIEVWDDSDGVYIHPTLREDRLKAWVDIIYGCNNFCTYCIVPYTRGRERSRPLEHIIDEVQKLADAGIKEITLLGQNVNSYGKDLPGGPTFADLLARLNDVSGILRIRFTTSHPKDCSPQLIDAMAHLDKVCEHLHLPLQAGSDRILKMMNRRYDMAYYLDLVERIREKVPGISLTTDLMVGFPGETEEDFEATLSAVRQVRFDSAFTFIYSPRKNTKAAAMPEQVPEEVKTERIGRLIELQNRITWEINQELIGSVQPVLVEGTSKEDPHVLSGRTRTNKLVLFPKEETLIGQEVDVRIEDAGTWHLSGRLEGG, from the coding sequence ATGAACGTCCATGATTCGGAAAAAATCGCGGGCTATTTGACCCAGTGTGGCCATGGGGCTACTGAGGATCTCGACGAGGCCGATCTGGTGATCTTTAATACCTGCTGTGTGCGGGAGAATCCCGAACGGAAGCTCTACGGGCAAGTGGGGCAGCTGAAGGGCTGGAAGGAAAAGAAGCCGGGCCGGCTGATTGGGGTTTGTGGGTGCATGGTGCAGCAGGAAGCGGAGTTACCCTTAATTACCGAGCGATTGCCCCATGTGGATCTGGTCTTTGGGACCCACAACATCCACCGGCTGCCGGAGCTGCTGCACCGATGTCTTAGCGGTGAGCGGGTGATTGAGGTCTGGGACGACAGCGACGGGGTGTACATTCATCCTACCCTGCGGGAGGATCGGCTCAAGGCCTGGGTGGATATCATCTACGGGTGTAACAACTTCTGCACCTATTGCATTGTGCCTTATACCCGGGGACGGGAACGGAGCCGTCCGTTGGAGCATATCATAGATGAAGTGCAAAAGCTGGCCGATGCTGGTATCAAGGAGATCACCCTCTTGGGCCAGAACGTTAACTCCTACGGTAAGGATCTGCCCGGCGGACCGACTTTTGCGGATCTGCTGGCCCGGCTTAATGACGTCTCTGGGATCCTGCGGATCCGGTTCACCACCAGCCATCCTAAGGACTGTTCGCCCCAGTTGATCGACGCGATGGCCCACCTGGATAAGGTCTGCGAACATCTGCACCTGCCATTGCAGGCCGGCAGCGATCGGATTCTAAAAATGATGAACCGGCGGTATGATATGGCATATTATCTTGATCTGGTGGAAAGAATACGGGAGAAGGTGCCCGGCATCAGTCTAACCACGGACCTGATGGTGGGCTTCCCGGGGGAGACCGAGGAAGATTTCGAGGCTACTTTGTCTGCCGTAAGGCAAGTACGGTTCGACAGTGCCTTCACCTTTATCTACTCTCCCCGGAAAAATACGAAGGCGGCCGCGATGCCAGAACAGGTTCCTGAGGAAGTTAAGACCGAACGGATCGGCCGCTTAATCGAGCTGCAAAACAGGATCACCTGGGAGATTAACCAGGAGCTTATCGGTTCGGTCCAACCGGTGTTGGTAGAAGGGACCAGCAAAGAGGATCCACATGTGCTTTCGGGACGGACCCGGACCAACAAATTAGTGCTCTTCCCAAAGGAGGAGACATTAATCGGCCAGGAAGTGGATGTAAGAATCGAGGATGCCGGCACGTGGCATTTATCAGGGCGTTTAGAGGGAGGCTGA
- a CDS encoding anaerobic sulfatase maturase, which yields MPAVSMLIKPASSSCNLQCEYCFYHSLAAKRSTPNYGIMSLETLEWVVRRAFEYAEGYCGFAFQGGEPTLAGLDFFEKLIELQEEFRPRGVEVKNFLQTNGILLDEKWAQFLKKHDFLVGVSLDGPKHIHDLYRKDRRGEGTFRRVMQALKILQEHRVEFNILSVVNSTVARHPQSIYNFMKKQGFHYLQFIPCLDPLGEGPTPYSLQGEDYGRFLCVLFNLYVKDLQSSRPMSIRFFDNVIQMALGYPPEACDQRGHCSIQYVVEADGGVYPCDFYVNDTWYLGHVQKDSLAQLGQSPVAQRFVRSSLELLAPECRQCRWFGLCRGGCRRHKEPVQRGETSLSRLCPGYKLFFEYAEERIRAIARQLSWRLGPPGGSYLGSGVR from the coding sequence TCCAGCAGCTGTAACTTACAATGCGAATACTGTTTCTATCATTCCCTGGCGGCCAAGCGTTCAACACCCAACTATGGCATCATGTCCCTGGAGACTTTGGAATGGGTAGTCCGCCGGGCCTTCGAGTATGCCGAAGGTTATTGCGGTTTCGCTTTTCAGGGCGGGGAGCCGACCCTCGCGGGTCTGGATTTCTTTGAGAAGCTGATCGAACTACAGGAAGAATTTCGGCCCCGGGGTGTCGAGGTGAAGAATTTCCTCCAGACCAACGGGATCCTGTTGGATGAAAAGTGGGCCCAGTTTCTGAAAAAGCACGACTTTCTGGTGGGTGTTTCCCTGGATGGCCCAAAACACATCCATGATCTTTATCGCAAGGATCGGAGGGGAGAGGGTACCTTTAGGCGGGTTATGCAGGCCCTGAAGATCTTGCAGGAGCACCGGGTGGAGTTTAATATCCTGAGTGTGGTCAATTCCACGGTGGCCAGGCACCCCCAGAGTATCTACAACTTCATGAAAAAGCAGGGATTCCATTATCTTCAGTTTATTCCTTGCCTGGACCCCCTGGGGGAAGGGCCTACACCCTATTCCCTACAAGGGGAAGATTACGGAAGGTTTTTATGCGTCCTATTTAACCTCTACGTAAAGGATTTGCAGAGCAGTCGGCCCATGAGCATCCGCTTTTTCGATAACGTAATCCAGATGGCCCTGGGGTATCCCCCGGAGGCCTGTGACCAACGGGGACACTGCAGTATCCAATATGTGGTGGAGGCCGACGGCGGGGTGTATCCCTGCGACTTTTACGTGAACGATACTTGGTATTTGGGCCATGTGCAGAAAGACTCTTTGGCTCAGCTGGGCCAGTCGCCGGTGGCCCAGCGGTTTGTCCGGTCCTCTTTGGAGTTGTTGGCCCCGGAGTGTAGGCAATGTCGCTGGTTTGGGTTGTGTCGAGGTGGTTGCCGGCGGCACAAGGAACCCGTTCAACGGGGAGAGACTAGCCTGAGTCGATTGTGTCCGGGATACAAGTTGTTCTTCGAGTATGCAGAGGAGCGGATCCGGGCAATCGCCCGGCAGCTTAGCTGGCGTCTTGGCCCCCCGGGAGGAAGCTATTTGGGGAGTGGTGTACGGTGA